The window GGTGCAAAAGTTCCGCGTCAATCAAAAGTTGGACCCTCAAACGACCCTGTCGAAAGAAAACTATATGCCAAGTTGGATGCTGGAAAAAGGAAAGCATCGAAAAACCAAGAGTCCACCACCCCTTCTGGTGTAGATGTAGTTGATGATGAGGACCTAGAAAGCAGAAGCAGTGCATTTGTTAGGAAGAAAGCAGTTCCTCTGACTTCACAGTTACAGGCAAAGAGAAAACGAAAGTGACTTGCTGCCTTGGAAAGGCTGAATGTAACGAAATGTAATATACTTTCTGGTTAACTTAAtgacttttaaacattttccCCAGTGGAAATATCTATGAGAAATCAaagcttttgttcttgaaataattttgttaGCAAAGGTATATCATTCTTTTATGTTGAGAAGTTAAATAATCATGGACCATGAGCAGGACATTTGGTGAAAAGTGGGTTGCTCCCCTTAGGTAATTCAATGGGGTTTACTGTCGTTGGTGGTTGCTAACAAATCATATTGTTAGAAAACGTTTTAGATGCCACTTTCTTCCTTTAATGGCTTGCAGTTCATGGATACAGTTGCAAGATGTTGACAATGGGTAGATGAGACCAGAACAGCTTGTGGTGGTTTCAATAAATGATTGGTTTGCACTGCTTTCATACAGGGCCATGGTTTTCCACTGAGGAGGTAGTGGTTGAGAGCTTATTAGTTGTGAACGTGGGCATGAtggcatgatgatgatgctcTGGTCCTCGATTAGTAGGTTCAGCTCCTACTCTTCTCCACCCTACGGTCAAAGCAAAAAGCTGGAAACCAAGTACAGAGAAATGGGCCCAAATTTAcggtaaaggcaagaaaaataatagcttATGTTTACTTCATTTCCATTTCCATCTCATAATTGCATTCTTACAAGATGTTCAgtgttatttattattttcaacaaGCATAGCTTGTATAGGTGCTAACATCAGACGTATGAAATCCTACCGCCATTATCAAAGTAGTCATAACTCCACTCATAAGCACTCTCAACTCTAAATACAGAAGCGCACAGATACAACagtgaagaaaaccacttAAGTACCAAACTCAAGAATGAATgaaatcaatcaaaatgaaaagcaCACCATCCACACACGACCAATACACACCAAACTCTACAAATTCTACAATGAGAAAGAACATTTTTATCACTTGTCACCGGAAGAAATGCACTGATCCAGATGTAACAGTATAGTCATTGATTAAAATGAACCAAGACAGGCCTCTGAAATCAGGTGTTTGTTGTTAATTCTTGTGAGGAGCATTTGCAAAGGATCTCTGCACATGAAATAGGAATCACTTCATGGTTGCTGCTTGTAAGGTCTCCTGGTTAATGGTTAATAGATGTGGGAAGATTTTTATGTATCTACATGATTTCAATGGCAAGGTTAGAAAAAGCCATTGCATCATGCAAAAAACACCTTTCAAGGAGAGTTAAATGATGCCCCTCTTGCTTGGTGGGATGTCACTGCCTATCCTTCTGATTCAGAAGACTTAATTAGCTTGCTTTTCTCCCACCTTGACCCAACGTGAGGTACATTATTGGTATGAAGTATGAACAAAACAGAGTCAGTTGCCCTTTACAAGTTGATGTCACTCTCGTGGTCCTTCGGCTAAGCTGGAAGCACATGATATTCACATTCCAGACTTTCATTTATGTAGCTGGTTACGGTGTCTTCCACTAAATCTTCAAGAATGGCTTCACCCATCTCAACACCAATACAGTTAGTGTCAAGTCCAAGGTCCATCCATGTCCCTGTCTTAGACATGTCTTTTCTGACTATCTGGTCCAAAGTACGAGGCAGTGGCATTGGGAGCAAATGCCAATAAACTCCTTGCCAGACCTCTTGAATAGTATTTTTCATGTTTGGGATAGGACGGATGTTGGGTTTGACAAATGACACACCCGGGGAACCAAAGTAGTACCCACAAACCTCCATGATAACTTCATTAATGCAATCAAAGAGCAGTTTTTGGTCATGACAAAGCTGGTTGGGCGAGTACTCTACCTCATCAAGCAACAACGGGTCCAGAAGCTGGTCTGAAGAAAGTGACCTGATGTAGAGTTCATCCCAGTTGAAACTAGAGGCTTGCAGCACTGTCTTTATGTGCTCAAATATTGATTCTTTATCATCCATGCAAGTTTTAATATGATTGCTGTGATTTGTGCCTAAAGAGCCATGTTCTTCGAATCGAATTCTTAGTGGTTGCATGGATGTTTCAGCTGAAGATCAGTGAACAAATTGGCATTAGACAAAATGTGATAGAACAAAGTTCAATACAAAAGTAGAGTGTgtaacaaacaaaataattctCTCATATGCCTACCAGAATGAGATCTGATGCTTGCAGGGCTGATAACATCCTCTGCAAATAGTGGCTCAAGAACAGATACAGGACTTGGCCGCTCCTGTATATCAGTAACACTCTCTGGACACTCAACCTTTTTGGTAACTGAAGAGTTTGATGGAGATGCTAATGGAGAAAATGGCTGTTGGTCCTCTTCAGATGAATCCTggagaaagaacaaaaaaaattggttgGATGACATAACATATACAGGGTGCAGAACAACAAAATAGAATAATGGCGTGACATATAGAAGAGCCTCTATTTTGATTAGGGGGATTTTAGCTCTGCctttaacataaaaatagaAATCAAGACAATATCAAATGTAATGTATCTTTTTCCATCCTCTTCGTGGGAGATGGGAGATTAATGGAAGGGCATAAGCAGCCTCTATTCATTGCTTCAAGCTTCTTTGTAATCACATCTCAAATAGATTCCAGCAAGTGGCGTTAGTATACCTGTTTCAAGCAttgatgattttgtttttcatcacAAACTTCACGTACATCTACATTTTTGTCATCCCTAGTAATTGAAGAGTCACTTGTCTCAGAAAAAGTGTCCAAGACCTTGCTTTCTTCCTGAACCATCAGTTCAGGTGCTTTAACATAACTCACAGAACCTGCATAAATTTTGTGAAGGTTCAATTTAATAAACCCAGATATTCATGATTGTcatcataaattaaacaaatgcAAAACGATACCTTCAGAACTCATTTCATCTTTAATAGCACAAAATGTTTGGTCCTCTTTGTCATCATTCACACAAGTGTCAAGGTTGTTTAAAATGGCATTATCACCATGGACTTCATTATTGGTCTTGTTATCCGAAATGCAAAGCTGGCTCTCTGCTACTTGACTTAGATGGCTGACATGGTTCTGTTGATTGTTTACATTCACctcctcaaaattttcagagcCAGCAAATCTCATCTGTGCAGTTATGAAATTAGGCTCCGAGTTCCTCCCAGGGCTGCCAACAGGTGATGAGTTATACTCAGGAAGAGAAAGAATCCTGCCTAAAGTTTTTGGAACCTGTCTGCTTGAAAGATCCACATTCTCATCCCCATTTGTTAGCATCTCAGAGAGATGTTTCTTCGCCTCAATATAGATGTTCGAAACCCTTTGCTTGGAAAAATCAGTAGTCTCATAATCTGTACCTAGTTCAGAGCCTTTTAGCTTGCTtgttttttctccttttttgaCACCAATGGAAGGTCTGGCCATTCTTTCAATAAAGAAGTGGTCTTTAGTTGGAGAATTCATCCCAATATATTCCTTAACTCCT is drawn from Theobroma cacao cultivar B97-61/B2 chromosome 4, Criollo_cocoa_genome_V2, whole genome shotgun sequence and contains these coding sequences:
- the LOC18602685 gene encoding uncharacterized protein LOC18602685, with the translated sequence MTTETAKKTGPPKIVKLNNALKLAEQWVCKMSGSAEDEAVEVEPEGRPSGLGLGAKVPRQSKVGPSNDPVERKLYAKLDAGKRKASKNQESTTPSGVDVVDDEDLESRSSAFVRKKAVPLTSQLQAKRKRK
- the LOC18602686 gene encoding uncharacterized protein LOC18602686, with translation MAKTSNRRPVRYEKEQLGCMWGLISMFDFRHGRSTQRLLSDRRRSYRNAVGVGNSVKKRDMLTSSGDNCPETLDAEEKTKATDACKPSVKKLLEEEMSGEQVAKKEVNNTEIEAKRCDSGQEDNRRKNRKRKNKTRKKSRDNSLDMDVAENLVSEGSCLHKSEQQTTSNLNIDNLMEEFCQQIHQKRINCENHGQPAEGHMQPNQRSSGFEERLTEAIKFLVSQKLINGNQLTEDGELQASKEVMDALQILSLDEELFLKLLRDPNSLLVKYVHDLPDAQLKEEEESTPLAGSNFSEQELVDSRQSSEPVNRKQRNFFRRKLKSHERDLSDGNKVSQASNKIVILKPGPTCLQTPETGSSLGSSPEPQYIIRHREPNEKVGSHFFLAEIKRKLKHAMGREQHRIPTDCISKRFPGERQNSGDSGGVKEYIGMNSPTKDHFFIERMARPSIGVKKGEKTSKLKGSELGTDYETTDFSKQRVSNIYIEAKKHLSEMLTNGDENVDLSSRQVPKTLGRILSLPEYNSSPVGSPGRNSEPNFITAQMRFAGSENFEEVNVNNQQNHVSHLSQVAESQLCISDNKTNNEVHGDNAILNNLDTCVNDDKEDQTFCAIKDEMSSEGSVSYVKAPELMVQEESKVLDTFSETSDSSITRDDKNVDVREVCDEKQNHQCLKQDSSEEDQQPFSPLASPSNSSVTKKVECPESVTDIQERPSPVSVLEPLFAEDVISPASIRSHSAETSMQPLRIRFEEHGSLGTNHSNHIKTCMDDKESIFEHIKTVLQASSFNWDELYIRSLSSDQLLDPLLLDEVEYSPNQLCHDQKLLFDCINEVIMEVCGYYFGSPGVSFVKPNIRPIPNMKNTIQEVWQGVYWHLLPMPLPRTLDQIVRKDMSKTGTWMDLGLDTNCIGVEMGEAILEDLVEDTVTSYINESLECEYHVLPA